One segment of Podarcis muralis chromosome 17, rPodMur119.hap1.1, whole genome shotgun sequence DNA contains the following:
- the S1PR5 gene encoding sphingosine 1-phosphate receptor 5 — translation MEFASMETPRSLGQIYREYHNNNVISLHYNYTGKLHGSKYKGSLKADAIVFLVVCAFIVVENLVVLLAIWRNKKFHLPMYYLIGNLTLSDLLAGVAYTANIVMSGPNTLKLTPVQWFLREGGVFVTLAASVLSLLAIAIERHVTMVRMRLYHGDKKGRMFLLVGASWLASILLGVLPILGWNCIENLPECSTVLPLYSKHYVLFCITVFLAILVSIVVLYARIYRMVKFNGQRLGSLRKGMLKKSQKYMALLKTVTIVVGTFIACWLPLFLLLLLDVACQAQACSVLYKADYFLGLAMINSLLNPIIYTLTSKDMRRAILKLLCCLLVVTPGTEESRAKRFGLPILEGSTSKSERSSHQHEGPNVSMSLGNSTPKAIKAMVLKAVY, via the coding sequence ATGGAATTTGCCAGCATGGAGACCCCACGCTCTCTGGGCCAGATCTACCGAGAGTACCACAACAACAATGTGATTTCTTTGCACTACAACTACACAGGCAAGCTCCATGGCAGCAAATACAAGGGCAGTCTCAAGGCGGATGCCATTGTGTTCCTGGTGGTGTGCGCCTTCATTGTGGTGGAGAACCTCGTGGTCCTGCTGGCTATCTGGAGGAACAAGAAGTTTCACTTGCCCATGTACTACCTGATTGGGAACTTGACCCTGTCGGACCTGCTTGCTGGCGTGGCCTACACTGCCAATATCGTCATGTCCGGGCCCAACACCCTTAAGCTCACCCCTGTGCAGTGGTTTCTGCGGGAAGGCGGGGTCTTTGTCACGCTGGCTGCCTCTGTCCTCAGCCTCCTTGCAATTGCCATCGAGCGCCATGTCACGATGGTCCGCATGAGACTCTACCACGGGGACAAGAAAGGGCGGATGTTCCTGCTGGTGGGGGCCAGCTGGCTGGCCTCCATCTTGCTCGGGGTGCTGCCCATCCTGGGCTGGAACTGCATCGAAAACCTCCCCGAGTGTTCCACAGTGTTGCCCCTCTATTCTAAGCATTACGTCCTCTTCTGCATCACCGTTTTCCTGGCCATCCTGGTCTCCATTGTGGTGCTCTATGCCCGCATCTACCGCATGGTCAAGTTCAATGGGCAGCGGCTGGGCAGCCTCCGCAAAGGCATGCTCAAGAAGTCCCAGAAGTATATGGCCTTGCTGAAGACGGTGACCATCGTGGTGGGCACTTTCATCGCCTGCTGGctacccctcttcctcctcctgttgttGGACGTTGCCTGCCAGGCCCAGGCCTGCAGTGTGCTCTACAAAGCAGACTATTTCCTGGGCCTGGCGATGATTAACTCCCTCCTGAATCCCATCATTTACACCCTGACCAGTAAGGACATGAGACGAGCCATTCTGAAGCTGCTCTGCTGCCTGCTGGTGGTCACTCCTGGCACAGAGGAGAGCCGCGCCAAGCGCTTTGGTCTCCCCATACTGGAGGGCAGCACCAGCAAATCGGAGCGCTCGTCGCACCAGCATGAGGGGCCTAATGTTAGCATGTCACTTGGGAACAGCACCCCCAAAGCCATCAAGGCAATGGTGCTGAAGGCCGTCTACTGA